From Parasteatoda tepidariorum isolate YZ-2023 chromosome 1, CAS_Ptep_4.0, whole genome shotgun sequence, one genomic window encodes:
- the LOC107453751 gene encoding poly(A) polymerase type 3 isoform X2: MTSTHLNNLKTSTSIVNNVAKQNSTAMLGVTSPISTAMPKPEDIVRTNELEKVLREFGLFESNEELAHRMEVLSKINQLVRQWIKEISLKKNMPPNIAETVGGKIYTFGSYRLGVHTKGADIDTLCVAPRHVERTDFFSSFVELLRNQPEVEDLRAVEEAFVPVIKMTFDGIELDVLFARLALKDIPEDQDLRDVSLLKNLDFKCVRSLNGCRVTDEILHLVPNRENFRLALRSIKLWAKRRGVYSNVLGYLGGVSWAMLVARTCQLYPNAAAATLVHKFFLVFSQWPWPKPVLLKQPEENKLNFEVWDPRVNVGDRFHLMPIITPAYPHQNSTFNVSYSTRTIMQDNFKNGLAIVDEIMTGKAGWAKLFEPSNFFSQYKHFIVLVASALSKKDHLEWYGLVESKIRILISHLERHPNIHLAHVNPETYTPIGADPDKFACMWFMGLQFTKTENVNVDLTRDIQNFTDSVANSAALNNAFKKGMKLDTKHVRRKELSKYIPSHLIPTQTRSKKKERMAANNVNSVSGDGKNANVNNENSSPTQKPDNKVSDEDSPNNGTKKRPLEEDRSPKSKRMSLEADSSTILSQRDVQLPFLEESPGNDSATEDSQTSIILPNDNNSSFSTTKQHDPENMDTNSPTIIMDSCSDNAVDTEETKINTESSSCDGVPCLIENTKEEL, from the exons tACACATTTGAATAATCTGAAAACTAGTACAAGTATTGTGAACAATGTGGCAAAGCAAAATTCCACAGCCATGTTGGGGGTTACTTCTCCTATTAGTACAGCTATGCCAAAGCCTGAAGATATTGTTCGTACAAATGAATTAGAGAAGGTCCTTCGAGAGTTTGGGCTATTTGAGTCTAATGAAGAACTTGCTCATcg tatGGAAGTATTAAGCAAAATCAATCAGCTCGTCAGGCAATGGATTAAagaaataagcttaaaaaaa aatatgcCTCCAAATATAGCTGAAACAGTGGGTGGTAAAATCTACACGTTTGGGTCCTACAGATTAGGTGTTCACACTAAAG GAGCTGATATTGATACCTTATGTGTAGCACCAAGACATGTAGAGAGGACAGActtcttttcttcatttgttgAATTACTAAGAAATCAGCCTGAAGTTGAAGATCTACGA gCTGTAGAAGAAGCATTTGTACCTGTAATCAAAATGACATTTGATGGTATTGAA TTAGATGTACTATTTGCTCGGTTAGCTTTAAAAGACATTCCTGAAGATCAAGACTTAAGGGATGTGagccttttgaaaaatttggattttaaatgTGTTAGAAGTCTAAATG gttGCCGAGTGACTGATGAAATATTGCACCTTGTTCCAAATCgagaaaattttagattggctCTTCGTTCAATTAAGCTTTGGGCTAAAA GACGTGGTGTATATTCAAATGTTCTAGGATACTTAGGTGGTGTGTCGTGGGCTATGCTTGTCGCAAGAACCTGCCAGCTATATCCTAATGCTGCAGCAGCTACTTTAGTTCATaagtttttcttagttttttcacaatg gccGTGGCCAAAACCTGTGCTTCTTAAACAAcctgaagaaaataaactaaactttgAAGTGTGGGATCCTAGA gTAAATGTTGGTGATAGATTTCATCTCATGCCTATCATAACTCCGGCTTATCCTCATCAGAATTCTACATTCAATGTTTCTTACTCTACTAGAACTATTATGCAAGACAATTtcaaaaatg gGCTTGCAATAGTGGATGAAATCATGACAGGAAAGGCTGGATGGGCGAAACTTTTTGAACCTTCTAACTTCTTTTCCCAGTATAA gcATTTTATAGTGCTTGTAGCCTCTGCACTCTCCAAAAAAGATCATTTGGAATG gtatggATTGGTGGAATCAAAAATCAGGATTTTGATCTCACATTTAGAAAGACATCCAAATATTCACTTAGCACATGTAAACCCTGAAACTTATACTCCAATAGGTGCAGATCC TGACAAATTTGCATGCATGTGGTTCATGGGACTTCAATTTACCAAGACAGAAAATGTTAATGTAGATCTCACACGTGACATCCAGAATTTCACAGATTCTG ttgCCAACTCAGCTGCCCtgaataatgcatttaaaaagggtatgaaattagacacaaagCATGTAAGGAG GAAAGAGCTTTCAAAATACATTCCCAGCCATCTTATTCCAACCCAAACAAGATCCAAGAAAAAGGAACGGATG gcaGCTAACAATGTAAATTCAGTGTCTGGTGATGGTAAGAatgcaaatgtaaataatgaaaatagtaGCCCTACTCAGAAACCAGACAATAag GTAAGCGATGAAGATTCTCCCAATAATGGTACAAAAAAGCGGCCTCTAGAGGAGGACAGAAGTCCAAAATCTAAGAGAATGTCTTTGGAAGCAGATTCATCTACCATTTTGTCTCAGCGTGATGTACAGCTCCCATTTTTAGAAGAAAGTCCTGGGAATGACTCTGCTACTGAAGATTCTCAG ACCTCAATAATACTTCCAAATGATAACAATAGCTCCTTTTCAACTACAAAGCAGCATGATCCCGAAAATATGGACACAAACTCTCCCACAATCATTATGGATTCTTGCTCTGATAATGCAGTGGAcacagaagaaacaaaa ataaatactGAAAGCAGTTCCTGTGATGGAGTACCTTGCTTAATTGAAAATACTAAAGAAGAACTTTAA
- the LOC107453751 gene encoding poly(A) polymerase type 3 isoform X1, protein MTSTHLNNLKTSTSIVNNVAKQNSTAMLGVTSPISTAMPKPEDIVRTNELEKVLREFGLFESNEELAHRMEVLSKINQLVRQWIKEISLKKNMPPNIAETVGGKIYTFGSYRLGVHTKGADIDTLCVAPRHVERTDFFSSFVELLRNQPEVEDLRAVEEAFVPVIKMTFDGIELDVLFARLALKDIPEDQDLRDVSLLKNLDFKCVRSLNGCRVTDEILHLVPNRENFRLALRSIKLWAKRRGVYSNVLGYLGGVSWAMLVARTCQLYPNAAAATLVHKFFLVFSQWPWPKPVLLKQPEENKLNFEVWDPRVNVGDRFHLMPIITPAYPHQNSTFNVSYSTRTIMQDNFKNGLAIVDEIMTGKAGWAKLFEPSNFFSQYKHFIVLVASALSKKDHLEWYGLVESKIRILISHLERHPNIHLAHVNPETYTPIGADPDKFACMWFMGLQFTKTENVNVDLTRDIQNFTDSVANSAALNNAFKKGMKLDTKHVRRKELSKYIPSHLIPTQTRSKKKERMAANNVNSVSGDGKNANVNNENSSPTQKPDNKVSDEDSPNNGTKKRPLEEDRSPKSKRMSLEADSSTILSQRDVQLPFLEESPGNDSATEDSQTSIILPNDNNSSFSTTKQHDPENMDTNSPTIIMDSCSDNAVDTEETKINTESSSCDGVPCLIENTKEELIVNS, encoded by the exons tACACATTTGAATAATCTGAAAACTAGTACAAGTATTGTGAACAATGTGGCAAAGCAAAATTCCACAGCCATGTTGGGGGTTACTTCTCCTATTAGTACAGCTATGCCAAAGCCTGAAGATATTGTTCGTACAAATGAATTAGAGAAGGTCCTTCGAGAGTTTGGGCTATTTGAGTCTAATGAAGAACTTGCTCATcg tatGGAAGTATTAAGCAAAATCAATCAGCTCGTCAGGCAATGGATTAAagaaataagcttaaaaaaa aatatgcCTCCAAATATAGCTGAAACAGTGGGTGGTAAAATCTACACGTTTGGGTCCTACAGATTAGGTGTTCACACTAAAG GAGCTGATATTGATACCTTATGTGTAGCACCAAGACATGTAGAGAGGACAGActtcttttcttcatttgttgAATTACTAAGAAATCAGCCTGAAGTTGAAGATCTACGA gCTGTAGAAGAAGCATTTGTACCTGTAATCAAAATGACATTTGATGGTATTGAA TTAGATGTACTATTTGCTCGGTTAGCTTTAAAAGACATTCCTGAAGATCAAGACTTAAGGGATGTGagccttttgaaaaatttggattttaaatgTGTTAGAAGTCTAAATG gttGCCGAGTGACTGATGAAATATTGCACCTTGTTCCAAATCgagaaaattttagattggctCTTCGTTCAATTAAGCTTTGGGCTAAAA GACGTGGTGTATATTCAAATGTTCTAGGATACTTAGGTGGTGTGTCGTGGGCTATGCTTGTCGCAAGAACCTGCCAGCTATATCCTAATGCTGCAGCAGCTACTTTAGTTCATaagtttttcttagttttttcacaatg gccGTGGCCAAAACCTGTGCTTCTTAAACAAcctgaagaaaataaactaaactttgAAGTGTGGGATCCTAGA gTAAATGTTGGTGATAGATTTCATCTCATGCCTATCATAACTCCGGCTTATCCTCATCAGAATTCTACATTCAATGTTTCTTACTCTACTAGAACTATTATGCAAGACAATTtcaaaaatg gGCTTGCAATAGTGGATGAAATCATGACAGGAAAGGCTGGATGGGCGAAACTTTTTGAACCTTCTAACTTCTTTTCCCAGTATAA gcATTTTATAGTGCTTGTAGCCTCTGCACTCTCCAAAAAAGATCATTTGGAATG gtatggATTGGTGGAATCAAAAATCAGGATTTTGATCTCACATTTAGAAAGACATCCAAATATTCACTTAGCACATGTAAACCCTGAAACTTATACTCCAATAGGTGCAGATCC TGACAAATTTGCATGCATGTGGTTCATGGGACTTCAATTTACCAAGACAGAAAATGTTAATGTAGATCTCACACGTGACATCCAGAATTTCACAGATTCTG ttgCCAACTCAGCTGCCCtgaataatgcatttaaaaagggtatgaaattagacacaaagCATGTAAGGAG GAAAGAGCTTTCAAAATACATTCCCAGCCATCTTATTCCAACCCAAACAAGATCCAAGAAAAAGGAACGGATG gcaGCTAACAATGTAAATTCAGTGTCTGGTGATGGTAAGAatgcaaatgtaaataatgaaaatagtaGCCCTACTCAGAAACCAGACAATAag GTAAGCGATGAAGATTCTCCCAATAATGGTACAAAAAAGCGGCCTCTAGAGGAGGACAGAAGTCCAAAATCTAAGAGAATGTCTTTGGAAGCAGATTCATCTACCATTTTGTCTCAGCGTGATGTACAGCTCCCATTTTTAGAAGAAAGTCCTGGGAATGACTCTGCTACTGAAGATTCTCAG ACCTCAATAATACTTCCAAATGATAACAATAGCTCCTTTTCAACTACAAAGCAGCATGATCCCGAAAATATGGACACAAACTCTCCCACAATCATTATGGATTCTTGCTCTGATAATGCAGTGGAcacagaagaaacaaaa ataaatactGAAAGCAGTTCCTGTGATGGAGTACCTTGCTTAATTGAAAATACTAAAGAAGAACTTATTGTTAATTCATGA